From a region of the Coffea arabica cultivar ET-39 chromosome 3e, Coffea Arabica ET-39 HiFi, whole genome shotgun sequence genome:
- the LOC113737240 gene encoding putative vesicle-associated membrane protein 726 — MGQQTLIYSFVARGTVILAEYTEFTGNFTTIASQCLQKLPASNNKFTYNCDGHTFNYHVENGFTYCVVAAEAAGRQLPIAFLERIKEDFHKRYGGGKASTASAKSLNKEFGPKLKEHMKYCVDHPEEINKLAKIKAQVSEVKGVMMENIEKVLDRGEKIELLVDKTENLRSQAQDFRQQGTKMKRKMWVQNMKMKLIVAGIILAILLIIILSVCPGFKCF, encoded by the exons ATGGGACAACAAACATTGATCTACAGCTTTGTGGCACGAGGCACTGTAATATTAGCAGAATACACAGAGTTTACAGGCAATTTCACCACCATTGCCTCTCAATGCCTACAAAAGCTGCCCGCTTCCAACAACAAATTCACTTACAATTGTGATGGACATACATTCAATTACCACGTTGAGAATGGATTCA CCTATTGCGTTGTTGCTGCTGAAGCTGCAGGCAGACAACTTCCCATCGCCTTCTTAGAGCGGATCAAGGAAGACTTTCACAAGAGATACGGTGGAGGAAAAGCATCAACTGCCAGTGCTAAGAGCTTAAACAAAGAGTTTGG ACCAAAACTGAAAGAGCACATGAAGTATTGTGTTGATCATCCAGAAGAGATCAATAAGCTTGCAAAAATTAAAGCTCAAGTTTCTGAAGTGAAAGGAGTGATGATGGAAAACATTGAAAAG gttcTTGATCGTGGAGAAAAGATCGAGTTATTAGTCGATAAAACCGAAAACCTTCGATCGCAG GCTCAAGATTTTAGGCAACAAGGTACtaagatgaaaagaaaaatgtggGTGCAGAATATGAAGATGAAGTTGATTGTGGCTGGTATTATACTAGCAATTCTTCTAATCATCATACTGTCTGTATGTCCTGGTTTCAAATGTTTTTGA